TGTTTAGTTACATAAAGAGTAACTAGACTATACTGTATATACATAAAGATGTAACATGGTATATGCTTTAAGTGTTCAAAGCAAGTTCTATTTACATATGGTGAAGTATCTAAATTCGAAAATAAGTTGTAAAATCAAAAGCATAAGTGCATAACCCTACATATACATAACAGCTCAAACTCATccacaaaatatatgtatgatcatcaaattaatttcacatttcaaaaaataattatatatgtgtatgatctcttaaacgtacaatttaaaaataaatatacagaACTAAAACAAAGCACTAAATAGACTGCTTTCATCAGGTGAATTCAATGACTGTTTAACAGCTACTGTATAGAGTAGTGTATATACTTTTGAACATATTTAGTGGTGCCTAAACTGGTtttcagtttttaattttactagttttattggtttaatatCATTTAGAAATTGGTGTTTTAGCAAGTTCTATATTAAGTTAAAGGgtttaaaaagaataagaatTACTCCTTTCTGGTTTTCGTTACTTTTAATTCATcgaaaaattgaaatcaaatcggtttattttattcaattctGTATTGTGTACATATCTACTTGAAAAAATACATTCACTTTTAGACTTGTAGCAGAAAGTAACACTATCTATAACAAAAGAACACATGAAATGAAATCTTCAAAATACGGTTTTGTAtgttgagaaaaatcaaaacagaggaggaatACTCTGTTCGTTCCTGAAGAAATTTGTTGGATCAATCTTCCCTTTAACCAACCCTAATCTCTTGAAATTACCTTTGAAATACGCCTCACCCCATTTCCTTGCATCTTCAAATGTCGTGTTGATCCCTTTGGTCGTGCCTAAATCAAGATCTCTGTAATTCAAATAAGCTCCTCTCGGGGATTTTGAAACGTAAGGAGTCATGTAATCGTGTAGCGATCTCATCCACCTAACATGTTTGTTCATCTCCTCGACTTCATTCACTTTCCATTTCACCATGTACTGTACGTTATACAGGTTCCCTCTCCTGTGTGGATATGGAGACGCTGTTTCTGAAACCTGGTTGATCTTTCCACCCAAAGGTTCCAAGATCATCAATGGAGTTTCTTTCTCGAGAAACCTCTTGGTCACTTCTTCGAAAACGTGTTCAGGAACTGGGGTTTGAACAAAATCTGACTTTGCTTTGAAATACTGATCTTCGAATCGTAGCTCTCGGTTGAGCAAGATCTCTAACGGCTGTCCTGATCTCCAGTTGAAGAACATTATTGATTCGATCCAGCTCATTTCCTTGCAGTCTTGAGATCGTAAGCCGAGTTCCGGAAACTTCTGGTTCAGCAGAGGAATCAGTCTATCGATTCCACCAAGAAATAGGGTTTGAAATGTAGATTTCACTATCCTTTGATTCCCTTCTTGACCGTTGTCTATTATGACTCTCATGAATAAATCTTCGTCTACCTCTGATCCTATGGATTGCCATCTATGAACAATCTTGTTCATGTTAGGTCCCATCGTATGTTGACTTATGAAACAAGTTACCTTTTCAGGAACCCTAGCAAGCTTAACCTTCCATGACAAGACAACGCCAAAACTCGCGGCTCCACCGCCTCTAAGCGCCCAGAACAAATCCTCTCCCATCCTTCTCCGGTCGCGGGTTATCCCATTTACGTCCATCACACGCGCGTCCACAACGTTATCAGACGCTAAACCGTGTTTTCTCATTAATGTGCCGAATCCTCCGCCGCTAATATGCCCACCAACACCAACACTCGGACATATCCCAGCGGAAAAGGCATGGACCTTGCTGGTTTTGGCAATTTTGTAATAGAGTTCTCCGAGTGTTGCCCCGGACTGGACCAAAGCGGTTTCGTCTGTGAGGTTGATATTGATCGATCTGAGGTTGACGAGGTCGACAATTATGAAAGGTGATAGTGAGAGATAAGACAGACCTTCGTAGTCATGACCACCACTCATGGTTCTAACTTGCACACCAAGTTTCTTGCTGCATAGAATCGATCTTTTGATTTCGGATTCGGATTTAGGTTTCAAGGTCAGAATTGGCTTCAGGCTGGTGAAATTCAAGTTGAGGAAACTTGAATTTGGAGATGACGATTCGGAAAAGTCGGTGAATATTTGGGAATCTGGTGTGTGATTAGTGAGGTTTCTAGGGAGTTTGAAGATTTTATTTGTCGCCAAGCAACTTTGAAACTGTTCTTTTGTCGGAACTGAACTGacacaattaaaaacaaagaagagaagaaacatagACAAAGCAAGCTCtctcatgtttttcttttttcttgtgtttgaaGTCTCAGACAAGGAAGAAGTAACAACgttcttgatgttttttttttctggtttaggAAAGTTTCTGAGATATGNNNNNNNNNNNNNNNNNNNNNNNNNNNNNNNNNNNNNNNNNNNNNNNNNNNNNNNNNNNNNNNNNNNNNNNNNNNNNNNNNNNNNNNNNNNNNNNNNNNNNNNNNNNNNNNNNNNNNNNNNNNNNNNNNNNNNNNNNNNNNNNNNNNNNNNNNNNNNNNNNNNNNNNNNNNNNNNNNNNNNNNNNNNNNNNNNNNNNNNNNNNNNNNNNNNNNNNNNNNNNNNNNNNNNNNNNNNNNNNNNNNNNNNNNNNNNNNNNNNNNNNNNNNNNNNNNNNNNNNNNNNNNNNNNNNNNNNNNNNNNNNNNNNNNNNNNNNNNNNNNNNNNNNNNNNNNNNNNNNNNNNNNNNNNNNNNNNNNNNNNNNNNNNNNNNNNNNNNNNNNNNNNNNNNNNNNNNNNNNNNNNNNNNNNATGGATTGCCATCTATGAACAATCTTGTTCATGCTAGGTCCCATCGTATGTTGACTTATGAAACAAGTTACCTTTTCAGGAACCCTAGCAAGCTTAACCTTCCATGACAAGACAACGCCAAAACTCGCGGCTCCACCGCCTCTAAGCGCCCAGAACAAATCCTCTCCCATCCTTCTCCGGTCGCGGGTTATCCCATTTACGTCCATCACACGCGCGTCCACAACGTTATCAGACGCTAAACCGTGTTTTCTCATTAATGTGCCGAATCCTCCGCCGCTAATATGCCCACCAACACCAACACTCGGACATATCCCAGCGGAAAAGGCATGGACCTTGCTGGTTTTGGCAATTTTGTAATAGAGTTCTCCGAGTGTTGCCCCGGACTGGACCAAAGCGGTTTCGTCTGTGAGGTTGATATTGATCGATCTGAGGTTGACGAGGTCGACAATTATGAAAGGTGATAGTGAGAGATAAGACAGACCTTCGTAGTCATGACCACCACTCATGGTTCTAACTTGCACACCAAGTTTCTTGCTGCATAGAATCGATCTTTTGATTTCGGATTCGGATTTAGGTTTCAAGGTCAGAATTGGCTTCAGGCTGGTGAAATTCAAGTTGAGGAAACTTGAATTTGGAGATGACGATTCGGAAAAGTCGGTGAATATTTGGGAATCTGGTGTGTGATTAGTGAGGTTTCTAGGGAGTTTGAAGATTTTATTTGTCGCCAAGCAACTTTGAAACTGTTCTTTTGTCGGAACTGAACTGacacaattaaaaacaaagaagagaagaaacatagACAAAGCAAGCTCtctcatgtttttcttttttcttgtgtttgaaGTCTCAGACAAGGAAGAAGTAACAACgttcttgatgttttttttttctggtttaggAAAGTTTCTGAGATATGTTTGAGAAACTGAATGAGTTGCAGAGATGAATAAATGAGCAGGCTATATAGATTTTCAGTTTTGGCGTTATTTATTTGAccataatattaaatttcaacGTCactgtataaaatataatacGATTAATTTGAAGAGTTGCTAAAACAAAGACGCTAACGTCTCGAGTCAAAAGAAGACCATTTGCGTAGTTGATGTGTAACAATGATCACCGTATATACGCGTTTTAACAAATATTGCAATTTCCAAACGTGGAGATAATTATTACTTGATGGAAAATAATTCGGCTCATTGTAAGATGTAGACCTCCATTACTcccattgttacaaaaataacaataaaacaatttatgaAAAGAATAGAGGTATTTCCTTCTACGGTAATATCCATTTTAAGTAATTTGTCATATTTAGAGAGCTTAGATTGGTGGTTTGTCAAGAGAGTCATGGTGTAGCTAGGCTAGATATTATtccacaaaaatttaataaaatgacTTCTAAGTTTTAACTTCTAACGAATTAGAACGCAGTTTACTCCTAGCTACTAATGATAGATGTTTCAGAAAAAAGTGTTTCGTAAATTAGGTAGATCATCTACCCTAGGTCCGTAGATGTATTATAGTTTGTGTAACATTTAACTTTgtattctttaacaaaaaaaaaaaaaaacatttaacttTGTATTTTGTCCTATTATTTAGAGTAATATAAAGAAAAcgttataaaacaaaattatattaggATTTGGTACggaataaaaaatgattaatatcTAATTTTTGTGCCAACAGTCTTATATTATAGctaaattacaaaaacaaaaaaaggagtaATTTACAAGCTTTTTTGTTGGGTGATAGATTTGGATAACGATGCATTATATATGTCTTCTAGATTATCAATCAAACCTAAAGCTTGAAAACCTACACAAACGGTGTAAAAATTCCAcagttttagttttaaaaagacCTATATATAGTTTTCCCTTGTTTAAAACTTGTAAGCGTTACAAATTTATTAGCTGGAGCAAAATAGAATACATGCAAGCTGCTAATATGAAAACGAAAAAGTAAACGTCCGGATACTCTTGAAAttcaaagtaattaaaataatcacgTCTTtctttatactatttttttatttttagtatctCACTTAGGAGAATATAAATAAGTtatgaaagaacaaaagaaaaatgaagcgTTAACGTCGCCAGGGCTTTGATGTCAACTCTCTCCACTCTACGGCCGGCATAGCGCAAAACGTGTGTCAACGTTCTTAGTTTCTGGAagtctttgtgtgttttgtggATGCATTGAATGATTTATTTTAGTGTTTACAAATAAGATTCGTCGTTGTACTTCTCTCACAACCACAGACATCTAATCCGTAGATTCGTAAACTATTTGGatatcataacaaaaacaaagtaatgAGAATAATTAGTctaaattaagattatataaaatGTACGATatctttattatgatttttcatttactcgggtttttcgtttttcttttcttatgaaaaaatgataaaacttatatatatcgATCGAAGACTACGTAATCGgtgatgtgatgatgatcatACAAACTGCTTCAACGTCAATGATCTCAGCTAATTAACGTTCCAGCTGTGTTCGAAACGATCCCATTACAACTTCATGCATGCATACCTAGGAGcaatattcataatttcatatggTTTTCAAAGCAACAATGATTGTTTTTGGGAGAGACCAAAACACAATTATAttgtagtaatatatatttcttcaacTTGCATTAAAATGTTGCTAATAACCAAGATCTCCCCCTTTTCTGGGGTTCTTCATATATAATCCCCACATGCaataactaaaacaaatttttatccATTTCTCATCCTATTAAGAAAATCAGGGCGGGTgtaaaaattgcaaaaaaatttatagtccctgttcaatttttgaaaaataggccttacacatataattttttttttttttaattatttttggtatagtCCCAGTGCAAATGCATTTGTTGCACATGCCTTTCATCGGCGCTGAAGAAAATACTAGTAAATCTTAAATGAAAACGTGTATACAATATCCTAGTTTTGTCTAATTAGTTACGGTAATTACTGGTATAATCCACATAGAAAGAAAGTCAAATCGATAACTAcgaaaattaattaacaacCTCAGACGGAATCAGTCTGAAGTGTGAAACTAGGTCATATACTgatgataaattttattttcagttaagCTAAAAGACGGCAACCATGGAGAACAATCTCATAAACTAGCGAGCTAAAACCCCAAGTAGCAATTAACTAGATATTATTGAATTGGTTTATGTACAATTTAAAAACTCTGTACTAAATCCAAATATAGTCACGTTATCTAGATAGAACAAAGCCAAGCCACCAGTTAGAATCAGCCACCCACCCACCACCAAACTCCATTGACACTAtccccaaaattaaaaaaaacaaagacctCTCCTCTCACACGACGAGTTACCACGCACGATCCGGTGTAGCAGCAGCCAGCCAACGACTCACCTGTTAATTGACCAAAATACCcctattaactttaaaaaacaaacacacatcCCGATGATGGATCTGAGTCTGCAGGTGCTGCAGGTTCACGGCCCGTCGTGTCATTCTTATTgggcttcgtcttcttcttcactctctcgtCCTCTTGATTTCAtcatttcctcttcttcttcaccgtttcttcttcatcgaaGACTTAAATCcttcggaagaagaagctgcTCTCGTTCTCGCGGAATCCGATTAAGAAGGAGTGGTTCCTCGGCGATGCCTTGTTATTCTTCTGAGAATCTCACGGCTTCTCGCGTCGGTTGTGGCGGAGGAGGTGGtatcggtggtggtggtggagctgAGAATGCTTCTGTCGCTAATTTCAAGCTGAACGAGTCTACTTTCCTTGCTTCTCTCATGCCTAAGAAAGAAATCCGTGCGGATCGCTTCGTCGAAGATCATCCTGAGTTCGACGGTCGTGGCGTCGTTATCGCTATCTTTGGTACTACTACTTCTTCCTTTCGTTTTCTTCATTCGTTAAAAGCGTCTGGTTTTGTTTATggagattatatatacatgagcCTTATGTTACTATAGCGATTGATTGGTTCTTAAGATTGCGTTGTAGCTCTCCGAGTATAAATTCTGATTGAGGAATTGAACAAatggaattttgttttgtttttttccagaTTCTGGTTTTGATCCTTCTGCTGCTGGCTTGCATGTAACTTCTGATGGGAAACCTAAGGTTCTCGACGTCATTGACTGGTATATTTGTGGTTTACTTGAATTTTGCTACCGGTGTTCTTTAATTGTTGAAGTGACTGAACTGATGGTatccatttttttattgttcagcACTGGAAGTGGGGATATAGATACATCCACAGTGGTGAAAGCCGATGAAGATGGTCATATTCGTGGAGCATCAGGTCGGTGATTTGATCTAGAGAGAGATATTTGTGATATCTGCATAATAGTTTACTTGCTCATTATGGTTCGTCAATTTTGTAGCTATATTATACGTTGCTTATTTCTTCTGTTTAAACAAAATGGTCACAGGGGTACCTTTGGTTGTCAATTCTTCATGGAAAAACCCCACAGGAGAGTGGCGCGTAGGTTGCAAGTTGGTTTACCAGCTATTTACAGATGACTTAACTTCTCGTGTCAAGGTAGCGATTAGAGTTGTGATTTTTGCGGCTGTTGGATTTTTATTCACCTACTCCTTAAATCTTTAACAAATTATACAAAGCCGGTCTGCAATTTCAGTTGTCTAATAACTCTCTCTGTGTTCTCGTTacatagaaagagagaaggaaaaacTGGGATGAAAAGAATCAGGAAGAAATTGCAAAGGCTTTAAAGAATCTGTATGATTTTGATCAGGTGCTACAAAGATACTGGATCTGGTTTCCTGTATCATGGATGTTGAGTTAGTGCGGTGCTAATTAAATTCTATCATCACCTCATTTGTCATTTTTCTCCTGCAGAAGCACAGCAAGGTGGAAGATACGAAATTGAAGAAGACCCGTGAAGACCTCCAAAGCAAAGTTGATTTTCTGAAAAAACAAGCTGATGTAAGTTTAGAGACTGCCCTTTGGTAGTTCTATTTCTGCATACTTGTTCGCTGttttcttgaatctttgctGTAAATCAATTGTTTTTCTGTAGAAATATGAAGACAAAGGGCCTGTTATTGATGCTGTTGTGTGGCATGATGGAGAAGTATGGAGGGTTGCACTTGATACGCAGAGTCTGGAAGAGGATCCAGATTGCGGGAAACTAGCAGACTTCTCCCCTCTAACAAACTATCGGCAAGTCTTCCTCTAAAGATCTGTTTCTTATCAAAGTTCAGGTTTTTATTGTTTGGGATCATGTTTTGTTCAGGTTCTTATCAATCTTATATGTACTACAGAATTGAGCGGAAGTATGGCGTGTTTAGCCGACTAGATGCATGCTCCTTTGTTGCTAACGTGTATGATGAGGGAAAGGTCCTAAGCATTGTAACTGATAGTTCTCCTCATGGCACCCATGTTGCTGGAATAGCTACTGCACACCACCCTGAGGTGCCAACACATCTATATCAgtttatatattgataatttgTTGCAACCAATTAATTCCTTTTCTATGTTTATGTTAGGAGCATTTGTTAAATGGTGTAGCACCTGGTGCACAAATAATATCTTGCAAAATTGGAGACTCGCGGTTAGGTTCAATGGAGACCGGAACTGGTTTGTCACGGGCATTGATAGCTGCCCTGGAGGTAATAATTCATTTAGCTGAAAATAATTCACCATTATTACAATTGTAACTTCTTAATATTACATCCTTTCAAGTTTGAACAAAACAAGTCGTATTTCTCTTAATTGACTTTGTAACATCAGGAAGTATTTCATCTGTGTGGATTATTATATGTGAGGTTTGCATTGACATAAGTCAATACTTTCagcatttcttttttatatgcTGACTTGTATAAATGTTACAGCATAAATGCGATCTTGTCAACATGAGCTATGGAGAGCCAGCATTACTTCCAGAATATGGGCGCTTTGTTGATCTTGTTACTGAAGTATCATTCAAACCCTTCTATCTTTATCTGTGCAGCATTTATCAGCTTgtgttttgtgacttttatctTGCATTTATTGTCATTCTGCTGTGTTTTTTGTAGGCCGTGAACAAGAGACGCCTAATATTTGTTAGTAGTGCTGGCAACAGTGGTCCAGCTTTGACAACAGTCGGTGCACCGGGTGGAACAACTTCCAGTATCATTGGTGTTGGTGCATATGTTTCTCCTGCAATGGCAGCTGGTGCCCATTCAGTAGTGGAACCTCCCAGCGAGGGGCTTGAATACACTTGGTATTTTCActgttttcctttcttttgatTCATTCTATAGCTAGTTGTAGATGGCAATTAGATATTTATTGCTATATTGTAGGTCAAGCCGGGGGCCAACATCTGATGGGGATCTTGGTGTCTGCATAAGTGCACCTGGTGGGGCTGTTGCTCCTGTTCCTACATGGACGCTTCAAAGACGCATGCTCATGAATGGAACATCAATGGCATCTCCTTCTGCCTGTGGAGCAATTGCGTTACTTCTAAGTGCTATGAAGGTTTATTCTTCAACATTTTTGGTATCTACGTTTTTTTCCCCGTTATTTTCATTCTGCTGCTGACATTCTTTGATACTTCTGTAGGCTGAAGGCATCCCAGTTAGCCCGTACACTGTGAGAAGGGCCCTCGAGAATACATCTACACCTGT
The sequence above is a segment of the Camelina sativa cultivar DH55 chromosome 10, Cs, whole genome shotgun sequence genome. Coding sequences within it:
- the LOC104718254 gene encoding cannabidiolic acid synthase-like: MRELALSMFLLFFVFNCVSSVPTKEQFQSCLATNKIFKLPRNLTNHTPDSQIFTDFSESSSPNSSFLNLNFTSLKPILTLKPKSESEIKRSILCSKKLGVQVRTMSGGHDYEGLSYLSLSPFIIVDLVNLRSININLTDETALVQSGATLGELYYKIAKTSKVHAFSAGICPSVGVGGHISGGGFGTLMRKHGLASDNVVDARVMDVNGITRDRRRMGEDLFWALRGGGAASFGVVLSWKVKLARVPEKVTCFISQHTMGPNMNKIVHRWQSIGSEVDEDLFMRVIIDNGQEGNQRIVKSTFQTLFLGGIDRLIPLLNQKFPELGLRSQDCKEMSWIESIMFFNWRSGQPLEILLNRELRFEDQYFKAKSDFVQTPVPEHVFEEVTKRFLEKETPLMILEPLGGKINQVSETASPYPHRRGNLYNVQYMVKWKVNEVEEMNKHVRWMRSLHDYMTPYVSKSPRGAYLNYRDLDLGTTKGINTTFEDARKWGEAYFKGNFKRLGLVKGKIDPTNFFRNEQSIPPLF
- the LOC109126823 gene encoding tetrahydrocannabinolic acid synthase-like; this encodes MRELALSMFLLFFVFNCVSSVPTKEQFQSCLATNKIFKLPRNLTNHTPDSQIFTDFSESSSPNSSFLNLNFTSLKPILTLKPKSESEIKRSILCSKKLGVQVRTMSGGHDYEGLSYLSLSPFIIVDLVNLRSININLTDETALVQSGATLGELYYKIAKTSKVHAFSAGICPSVGVGGHISGGGFGTLMRKHGLASDNVVDARVMDVNGITRDRRRMGEDLFWALRGGGAASFGVVLSWKVKLARVPEKVTCFISQHTMGPSMNKIKLS